In a single window of the Jaculus jaculus isolate mJacJac1 chromosome 9, mJacJac1.mat.Y.cur, whole genome shotgun sequence genome:
- the Sp6 gene encoding transcription factor Sp6 has protein sequence MLTAVCGSLGSQHTDAPHTSPPRLDLQPLQTYQGHTSPEAGDYPSPLQPGELQSLPLGPEVDFSQGYELPGTSSRVTCEDLESDSPLAPGPFSKLLQPDMSHHYESWFRPTHPGTEDGSWWDLHPGTSWMDLPHTQGALTSPGHPGALQAGLGGYVGDHQLCAPPPHPHPHPHHLLPAAGGQHLLGPPDGAKALEAAAPESQGLDSTLDAATRPKGSRRSVPRSSGQTVCRCPNCLEAERLGSPCGPDGSKKKHLHNCHIPGCGKAYAKTSHLKAHLRWHSGDRPFVCNWLFCGKRFTRSDELQRHLQTHTGTKKFPCAVCSRVFMRSDHLAKHMKTHEGAKEEAAGVASSGDAKAGGAVEPPGGKGKREAEGSAASSN, from the coding sequence ATGCTAACCGCTGTCTGTGGCTCTCTGGGCAGCCAGCACACGGACGCGCCTCACACCTCGCCGCCGCGCCTAGACCTGCAGCCTCTCCAAACATACCAGGGCCACACGAGCCCGGAGGCCGGGGACTACCCCTCCCCGCTGCAGCCTGGAGAGCTGCAGAGCCTCCCACTGGGCCCGGAGGTAGACTTCTCTCAGGGCTATGAGCTGCCGGGGACATCCTCTCGGGTAACTTGCGAGGATCTGGAAAGTGACAGTCCTTTGGCTCCGGGACCCTTTTCCAAGCTCCTGCAGCCCGATATGTCACACCATTACGAATCGTGGTTCCGGCCGACTCACCCAGGCACGGAGGATGGCTCCTGGTGGGACCTTCATCCGGGGACCAGCTGGATGGACCTCCCCCACACTCAGGGCGCGCTGACCTCACCTGGCCACCCGGGGGCGCTTCAGGCTGGCTTGGGGGGCTACGTGGGAGACCACCAGCTCTGCGCTCCGCCGCCCCACCCGCACCCGCACCCGCACCACCTCCTCCCAGCCGCCGGAGGGCAGCACCTCCTGGGGCCACCCGACGGCGCCAAGGCTTTGGAAGCGGCTGCGCCAGAGTCCCAAGGGTTGGATTCCACGTTGGATGCGGCGACGCGACCCAAAGGCTCCCGGCGATCGGTGCCTCGCAGCTCAGGCCAGACGGTGTGTCGCTGTCCCAACTGTCTGGAGGCGGAGCGACTGGGGTCTCCGTGCGGGCCGGATGGGAGCAAGAAGAAGCATTTGCACAACTGCCACATCCCAGGCTGCGGGAAAGCCTACGCCAAGACGTCTCACCTGAAGGCGCACCTGCGCTGGCACAGCGGCGACCGTCCCTTCGTGTGCAACTGGCTTTTCTGCGGCAAGCGCTTCACGCGCTCCGACGAGCTGCAGCGCCACCTCCAGACGCACACGGGCACCAAGAAGTTCCCCTGTGCCGTTTGCAGCCGGGTCTTCATGCGCAGCGACCACCTGGCCAAGCACATGAAAACCCACGAGGGCGCCAAGGAGGAGGCTGCCGGGGTGGCCTCCTCGGGCGATGCCAAGGCTGGTGGCGCGGTGGAGCCGCCCGGGGGCAAGGGCAAACGCGAGGCCGAGGGCAGCGCGGCGTCCTCCAACTGA